The Inediibacterium massiliense genome includes the window GAAAGAGCTAAATTTAAAAGCTATAATTATGAAAAAGAAACAAAAATATATAAAAGGAAGTATTCATAAAACTTTTAAAAATCTCTTAAATCAAGATTTTACTGCTTCCAAGCGAAATGAAAAGTGGTGTACTGATTTTACCTATCTTACATTAAGCAATGGTCAGAAGCGTTATAATTGTAGCATCATAGATCTGTATGACAGAAGTGTAGTTGCAACGTTGAACAGTAAATGGATTGATTCAAATTTAGCTATAGATACGTTGAAAATAGCATTAAAAAATAACCTAATCAAAAATAATTTAATTTTGCATAGTGATCAAGGAGCGCAGTTTGCTTCAAAAGAATTCGTAAAATTCTGTGAATCTAAGGGTGTCACACAAAGCATGAGCAAAGCTGGTTGTCCTTATGATAATGCAGTTATGGAACGATTTTATAATACATTTAAAAATGAACTTATTAAACAATATCGTTTTGATACTGATCAGCTTCTCAATGAAGCTGTTAATGACTATGTTTATGAATGGTATAATTTTTCAAGACCACATTCGCATAATCAAGGAAGGACACCCTTCGAAGCTAGGTATGGAAATCAAAACTAGCACATAATGTTACAATTTTACTTGACCAGAACAGAATATCCTAATTTTCTAGATGATAAGAGTGTAGTATTAGCAGTTACACTAGCTTTTTTCGATAAACAATCCAATGTGCGACTTGTAAGTAACTACTTCCAACAGTCGTCAGTCCTTATAGAGATATAAGGTGTCACAGTTATCGTGATATTCCTACTCGAAACTGCATACTAAGTAATTGGTATGTGGGTTGCATGAGAGAAAGTCTAAGTATTGAGTAATTCCAATGAAATACGGGCGAGGGAAAAAGTAGTATGGTTAACGTTAAGTGAATATCTATAATCATCGTAAGCATAGATAAAGGAAATGGAATTGATACCTTTAGCATGAGTCAAGAAAAAGAGAATGTTGGGACTCTTGTGTGATAACCTAAATACTCATCGGTGTATTGGATAAACCTAACCTACTTGTATCTGACAGTAGTTAAACAAGGTAAGCCCTATAAAGTCATAGGAAACTATGTAGGTCAACCGTAAGGGAGATACAATTCTTTAGAGGGTAGAGGATTTCTAAATAAGCTAATGCCAGTAAGTCGAAAGACAAAGGGAATGGAAATAACCTACTGGATAGTACCCTATGGTACAACTTGAAAGAGTGCTGACTTTAGATTGGTTCACAACATTATTAAAACGGAAAGAAGTTAATTTTAAAAGGAGGAGTTAGTGATGAATACTTCGGAAAGAACAATTAAATATGTCTACAGCAAGTCCACGACTTCTCATATATCTGACTTATCGCAGGTTGAATGGGATAAGGTTGAAAGATATGTAAGGAAACTTCAACAACGGATATTTAATGCTGAAAGACAAGGAAATCATAGAAAGGTAAGAGATTTACAAAGATTACTCATTAGAAGTAAATCTGCGTTACTTTTATCTATAAAACAGGTAACTCAAAATAATAAAGGAAAAAGAACTTCTGGGGTGGACGGATACAAAGCCCTTACACCAAAAGAAAGAACTAATCTTTATAACAAAATGGTGAAAGAAACAATTGTATACCATAAACCTAAACCTGCAAAAAGGGTTTATATAGAAAAGAAAAATGGTAAATTAAGACCTTTGGGTATTCCTACAATCAAAGATAGGGTATATCAAAACATAATTAAATTAGCTTTAGAGCCACAATGGGAATTTAAATTTGAACCTACTTCATATGGTTTTAGACCAAAAAGAAGTGCTCATGACTCAATAGAAGCAATATTTAATAAGTTAGCTCCTAAAAAGAAACAATGGATTTTTGAAGGAGATTTCAAAGGATGTTTTGATAATCTTAACCATGATTATATTCTTGAACAATTAGGGGACTTCCCCGGAAAAGATATAATCAAACAATGGTTAAAAGCAGGATTTGTTGATCATAAAGTATTCAACACAACAGAAAATGGAACTCCACAAGGAGGTATAATATCACCATTATTAGCTAACATAGCCTTACATGGCTTAGAAGAAGCAGTAGGTGTTAAATATTATAAGTATAAGAGAAAAGGTGTTGAAGAAATTGAAAATAGAGGTAGCGTAAGTGTTATTAGATATGCAGATGACTTTGTTATAATATGTGAAAAGAAAGAAGAAGCAGAAGGAATGTATGATAAACTTAAACCTTATTTAAAGGATAGAGGTTTAGAACTTGCAAGTGAAAAAACTAAAATAGTTCATATTTCAGAAGGCTTCGATTTCTTAGGATTTAATGTTAGAAGTTATAAAGATACTGATAACAAAACAAAGCTACTAATTAAACCATCTAAAGAAAGTATCAAGAAATTTAAAGCAAAAGTTAAAGATACTTTTAAAGAAAGTCATGGTAAAAACGTAGACCATCTAATCAATAAATTAAACCCTATAATCAGAGGAACTGCAAACTACTGGAAAACAACTTGCTCAAGTGAAATATTCTCGTCTATGGATAGTTATATATTTGGAAAAATAGTTAAATTCCTAAAAAGACTTCACCCTACAAAATCATGGAAGTGGAAAGTTAAAAGATACTTCTATTCAGATGTAACAGGGCAAAGTAAAAATAAATGGATTTTAACTGATCCAAACAATAAACATAGACAATTACAACAAATGGGATGGACTAACATTGAGCGACACACTTTAATTAAGATGAATAATTCGCCATTTAATAAAGAACTTGAAGAATATTTCTTTAAAAGAGATATTAAAGAGTTCAACAAAAACAATATTAAATCAAGACAGAAAATGGTTAAATTCCAAGACTATAAATGCTACCTGTGTGGTTGCCAATTAGTTGACGGAAAAGAGGGGACAGAAATTCATCATAAAGTGCCAAAATCCAGAGGTGGTAAAGATGACATAAAGAACTTAGCATTAGTGCACATATCATGCCACACAGAGTTCCATAGGATATATCCAATAAAGGGAGCAATACCAACTATAAAAGATGTTCTAAGAAATAGAAAGAAATTGAGAGTTATAACTGGACGATAGAATGTAATGTCTTTTAGATAAAAAGTGGGCTTGAGCCGTATGTGGGGAAACTCACAAGTACGGTTCTTAGGGGGGAAGGAAGTAGTGATACTTCTGACCTACCCGACAATTAAGAAGATTACAAAATGCATTAGCAAGAGATCATTATCCACAAGCTGAAAAAGAACAACATATATTAAATAGTATAAATAATCAGATGGCTCATTTTGAAAGAACTTATGCGCAAGAACATGGAATAATATTATATATAGATCAATCGGATAAGGAAGATTATGAAAATGAAATTTTTATGGATATCAACACAAAACATTATCCATTAAGAGATTTTAAAGGCATTTATGCAGAAATGAATAATATAGTAAAAGAATATGGAAAATTAAATCATAGAAATAGGAAAAAAGATGAGTTACATTTAAATAAACATGCTCAACATTTAATTAGATTGTATTTAATGGCAATTGAAATATTAGAAGGAAAAGGAATACATACTTATAGAGAAAATGATAGAGAATTACTTCTATCTATAAGACGTGGAACGTACATGAAAGAAGATGGAAGTTATAGACAAGAATTTTTTGAAATGGTTAATGATTTAGATGAAAAGTTACAATATGCCAAAAAAAATACTGTATTGCAAAAATCTCCAGATATGAAAAAGGTAGAAGAATTTGTAATGGAAGTAAATAAGAAGGTGATTTGCAATTGATCAATAAAAATAAAATCTCAAGTAATGCAAAAATAATAATGGAAAAATTAATTGAGAATGGATATGAAT containing:
- the ltrA gene encoding group II intron reverse transcriptase/maturase, which gives rise to MNTSERTIKYVYSKSTTSHISDLSQVEWDKVERYVRKLQQRIFNAERQGNHRKVRDLQRLLIRSKSALLLSIKQVTQNNKGKRTSGVDGYKALTPKERTNLYNKMVKETIVYHKPKPAKRVYIEKKNGKLRPLGIPTIKDRVYQNIIKLALEPQWEFKFEPTSYGFRPKRSAHDSIEAIFNKLAPKKKQWIFEGDFKGCFDNLNHDYILEQLGDFPGKDIIKQWLKAGFVDHKVFNTTENGTPQGGIISPLLANIALHGLEEAVGVKYYKYKRKGVEEIENRGSVSVIRYADDFVIICEKKEEAEGMYDKLKPYLKDRGLELASEKTKIVHISEGFDFLGFNVRSYKDTDNKTKLLIKPSKESIKKFKAKVKDTFKESHGKNVDHLINKLNPIIRGTANYWKTTCSSEIFSSMDSYIFGKIVKFLKRLHPTKSWKWKVKRYFYSDVTGQSKNKWILTDPNNKHRQLQQMGWTNIERHTLIKMNNSPFNKELEEYFFKRDIKEFNKNNIKSRQKMVKFQDYKCYLCGCQLVDGKEGTEIHHKVPKSRGGKDDIKNLALVHISCHTEFHRIYPIKGAIPTIKDVLRNRKKLRVITGR
- a CDS encoding IS3 family transposase (programmed frameshift) yields the protein MANKKYDPELQKKVLRLYLEEGRTVKSLTEEYNLGNGTLRYWLNKHREECKTNTDLKEETDSYIEIQKLRKQLEELEKENRFLKKAAGILRERNRLKIYEFIKKYCNEFGLRWLLSKFKLSPNAYYNYLKKRTQKYFKHKAQLKELIETIYHSKNGTVGYRMIADLLKLSNVSCSYPTIYKYMKELNLKAIIMKKKQKYIKGSIHKTFKNLLNQDFTASKRNEKWCTDFTYLTLSNGQKRYNCSIIDLYDRSVVATLNSKWIDSNLAIDTLKIALKNNLIKNNLILHSDQGAQFASKEFVKFCESKGVTQSMSKAGCPYDNAVMERFYNTFKNELIKQYRFDTDQLLNEAVNDYVYEWYNFSRPHSHNQGRTPFEARYGNQN